The region GATTGGCCGCTCGCCGGCCATGCAAGACACCTACCGGACCTTGGCCCGCCTGATGAACACCGACTTGACGGTGATGATCAACGGCGAGTCGGGCACGGGCAAGGAACTGGTGGCCCGGGCCCTGCACGACTACGGCAAGCGCCGCAACGGGCCGTTTGTGGCGGTCAACATGGCGGCCATCCCCCGCGACCTGATTGAAAGCGAGCTGTTCGGGCACGAACGCGGCGCCTTTACCGGAGCCCACACCCGGGTGGCCGGGCGGTTCGAGCAGGCCAACGGCGGCACCTTGTTCCTCGACGAAATCGGCGACATGCCCCTGGAAGCCCAGACCCGGCTGTTGCGGGTGCTCCAGGAAAGCGAATACACGGCGGTGGGCGGCCAACGGGCGATCCGGGTCAATCTGCGTATCGTGGCGGCCACCCATCGGGATCTGCGTCAGTTGGTGCACCAGGGCCTGTTCCGCGAGGACCTGTATTATCGGCTGAACGTGGTGCCCTTGCGGTTGCCGCCCTTGCGCGAGCGGAGCGAGGATATCCCGGAGCTGATCCGCCATTTCTTTACCCAGGCAGCCGAGACCGATGGCCTGCCGCTCAAGTCCTTGGAGCCGGCCGCCCTGGAGCGTTTGAAGCGTCATCGCTGGCCGGGCAACGTCCGCGAGTTGGAGAATCTGGCCCGGCGCTTGGCCGCCTTGTACTCCCAGGAAGTGATTGGCGTCGATGTGATCGAGGCCGAGTTGTCGCAAGCGGCGCCGCTGCCCACGCCCGAAGGGGAGGGGGGGACCGAGAGCCTCTCGGCCATGGTCGATCGCCATTTGCGCCACTACTTCGCGGCCCACGGCGATGCCTTGCCGCCCCCTGGCTTGCATGAGCGCATCAGCCGCGAGGTGGAGCGCCCTATGATTACCTTGTGCTTGGAGGCGACGCGCGGCAACCAGATCCGCGCTGCTCACTTGTTGGGTTTGAATCGCAATACCTTGCGTAAAAAGATTCGGGATCTGGACATCCAGGTGATCCGGGGGGTCAAGGTCTGACGGGGGGAGACCCTGGGGCTGAGGTTCTGGCGAGGAAAGACAAAAAGGGAAGGCTGGGGAGGCCCCAACCTTCCTTTTTACCCTTGCCCCCCCCGATCCAGCGAGGAGGCATCAGATGCGTGCAATGGTCTGCGAAGCCCTGGGGGAAGACCTGCGCCTTCGGGAGGTCGAAAGCCCCCCCCTCGGCCCGAACGACGTCCGCCTGCGCCTGATCGCCGCTGGCGTCAACTTCGCCGACGGCCTGATGCTGGAAGGGCGCTACCAATTCAAGGCCGCGCCCCCGTTCACCCCGGGCCTCGAAGGCGTGGGCGAGGTGGTCGAGGCCGGAACCGACGTTCCCCTGGCCCTTGGTACCCGAGTCCTGGCCGTGCCCGATCGCGGCGCCTGGGCCGAGGACCTGGTCCTGCCCGCCCGCTATGTCGTCCCCCTCCCCCCAACGCTCGACCCCGTCGCCGCGGCCGGCTTCCCCGTCACCTTTGGCACCGCCCATTTCGGGCTGGTGGATCGCGCCCGTTTGGCCCCAGGGGAGGTCGTGCTGGTCCATGGCGCGGCGGGCGGGGCCGGGCTGGCCGCCGTGGCCTGCGCCAAGGCCCTGGGCGCCCGGGTCATCGCCACCGCCAACGGTCCCGACCGCTTGGCCATTGCCGCCGCCGCCGGGGCCGATGCCCTGATCGACGCCGGGGCCTCGGATCTGCGCGAGCAGGTTAAGGCCCTGACCGGCGGCGAAGGGGTCGATGTGGTCTATGACCCGGTGGGCGGCGCCTTGTTCGAAACCTCGCTGCGCTGCACCGCCCCCGATGGCCGCCTCCTGGTGGTGGGCTTTGCCAGCGGCACGGTGCCGGCCCCGCCGGCCAATTTGCTGCTGGTCAAAAATTTATCGGTCATCGGCTATGACTGGGGCGGGTACCGTCGGCGTTTTCCCGATCGCGTCATGGCCTCCTTGACCCAGGCGCTGGACGCGTGGGCCGGGGGGCGCCTTGAGGTTCATGTCGGCGCGACCTTTCCGCTGGGCGACGCCATGGAGGCGCTCGCGGCTCTCAAGGCCCGGACCCACACGGGGAAACTGATCCTGACTGTTTGAGGCGAGGACGCATGAAACTCATCGGACTGTTCGACGCGCCGTTTGTCCGGCGCGTTGCCGTTAGCTTCCCGACCCTGGCCGAGCGCGCCGAGGCGTTGCCGATCTTTCAGGCGGTGCCCTTCCACGGCTAAACAGGGGCTTGGCAGCAAGAGCAAGGCTGGGGGAGGCGCGGCCTCCCCAGACCCCTCGGGTCCTGGGGCCGAGAGATCCTTGTTGACAGCCGGAAAGAACGGGCCATACTCCCGCCCCTTGACTTCCGGGAACGCGGGTCCACGGGACCCCGCCCTGTGGCTGAACGCCGACAGGGACTACCGGGCCAAAAAACAACAATCCCAACGAGGATGACCCAGCCATGGGCAAGCGCCTTAACTCGAAGCATAAGATTGACCGCCGTCTTGGCGTTAACCTGTGGGGCCGCCCCAAGAGCCCGCTGAACCGCCGCGAGTACGGCCCGGGGCAGCATGGCCAGCGCCGCCGCAAGCCCTCCGATTTCGGCACCCAGCTGATGGCCAAGCAGAAGCTCAAGGGCTACTACGGCAACATCAGCGAGAAGGCCTTCCGCAAGTACTACGAGGAAGCCGTGCGTCGTCGTGGCGACACCTCGGAAAACCTCATTGCGATCCTGGAAACCCGCCTGGACGCCGTGGTCTACCGCTTGAAGTTCGTGCCCACCGTGTTCGCCGCCCGTCAGGTGGTGAACCATGGCCACGTTCTGGTCAACGGCCGGCGCGTGACCATTCCGTCCTTCCGCGTGCGCGAAGGGGACGTGATCGAGGTCAAGGAAAAGTCCCGCCAGATGCCCCTGATCATCGAAGCCATCCAGTCGCCCGAGCGTGACGTGGCCAGCTACTTCGAGGTCGATCACTCGGGCATGAAGGGCACCTTCTTGCGTCTGCCCAAGCTGGAAGACGTGCCCTACCCGGTCCAGATGGAACCGAACCTGGTGGTCGAATTCTACTCGCGTTAATCGAGCGCGCCGCCGCCTTCACCGCCGCTTCGCTCCGGGTCTTCCGGGGGGAAGCGGCGGTTTTGTTTTGGGGGGAAGGGGGAGCAAGGCATGAGCGTCTTCGTCGTCGGGGTCTTCATCGTCACCTATCTCGGCATGGCTCTGGGCCGGATCCCGGGCTTGGGCGTGGACCGGGTCGGCATCGCCCTTCTCGCCGCCATCGCCCTTGAGGTCGTGGCGCCCCGGCCGGCCTCGGCCCTGGTCGCCGCCATCGACTTCGAGACCCTGGGCATCCTGTTCGGCCTCATGGTGGTGTCGCTCCAGTTCTCCGGCTCGGGGTTTCATGACTGGTGCGCTTACCGCTTGGCCCATGCCCGCCTGCGGCCGCTCGCCTTGCTGGCCCTCATCGTTGGCGTGACCGGCGGGCTGTCGGCCCTGTTGACCAACGACGTGATCGTGCTCGCCCTGACCCCCATTCTGGCCCAGGGCCTGCGCGAACGCGGCTTGGATCCTCGCCCCTATCTCCTGGCCCTGGCCGGGGCCGCCAATGCCGGCTCGGCCGCCACGGTGATCGGCAACCCGCAGAACATTCTCATCGCCCAAAAAGGCGCCCTGGCCCTCGGCCCTTTCCTGGCAGCCTGCGCCCCTCCGGCCCTGATGGCCCTGGTCGTCGTGTGGGCCGTGGTGGCCGTGGTCTGGCGCCGGTCGCTGCGCCCCAGCGACACCCCGCCGCCGGCCGTGGCCGCGCCCTTGGTGCACCCCTGGGGCCTGACCAAGGGACTGTTGGCCATCGCGGTGATGCTGGCCCTGTTCCTGACCCCGCTGGACCGCGCCACGGCGGCCTTGGTGGCGGCCGGCTTGGTGCTGACCAGCCGCTCTTTGCATACCCGCGAGGTCCTGGGGCACGTGGACTGGCCCTTGCTGGTGCTGTTCACCGGCTTGTTCGTTGTGGTCGATGCCCTGGCCGCGACCGGCTTGCCGGCTCAGGCCCTGGCCTGGGGCGTGGCGCACGGCCTTGATCCTCAAGCGCCGGCTGCCGTGCTGGGCCTGACCGTGCTGGGGTCCAACACCATTGGCAACGTGCCGCTTATCACGTTGTGGCTGGCCGTGGTGCCCGAGCGGACGCCCGAGGTTTTGCACCAGCTTTCAGTTTATGCGACGTTGGCCGGAAACCTTCTGTTGATCGGCAGCCTTGCCAATTTGATTGTGGCTGATCAGGCGGCTCGGGTCGGGGTGCGGCTGGGGTTTTGGGAGCATGCGCGTTGCGGCATTCCCATGACCTTGGGCTCCTTGGTGTTGGCGTGGCTGTGGTTTGCCTTGAGGTAAGGGAAGGGAGGGGCCTGGGGAGGCGAGCCTCCCCGCCTTCTCTCTTTCTTCCAAGAAGGCGGAAGGCGCCAAGGGCGTCGAGATCGCCATCCCGATATTCGGTTACAAGAACCACATCTCGACCGACCGGCGCCACGGCTTCATCCGGCGCTGGGCGGTGTCCTCGGCCGCCGAGCACGACAGCCGCCGCTTCCGCGAGGTGCTCGACAGCGGCAACACTGGTGCCGACGTCTGGGCAGATACCGCCTATCGCTCGCGCAAGAACGAGGAGTTCATGGCGAAACGGGGCCTGCGCTCGAAGGTCCATTTCCGCCGGGCACCGGGCAAGCCACTGTCACAGGCCCAAGCTAAGGCCAACGCCGCCCGCTCCAAGGTGCGCTCGGCCGTCGAGCATGTCTTCGCGTGCCAGAAAGGGCCGATGGCCCTCTTCGTCCGCACCATCGGCATCGCCAGGGCCAAAACCAAGATCGGCATGGCCAATCTCGTCTACAACATGCGCCGCCTAGTCTGGTGGGACGGGAGAACTGCGCCCGCATGACGGCCGAAAGGCCGAAGAGGGGGCCGTAACGGCCCAAATACCACGGAATTCAGACCGAAATAGCCCCCAGTCTCAGCTCGGGCGCCCCGTTTTCCTATCCAAACCGTCCAAAAACTCGGTTCTTCGAGGTGTCCGGTCGGGTTTGGAGGTGGGGAGCGATAACGCAACCTTCGAATTAAGTGCAGTGGCACGGGAACCCGCCGGAACCAGGAACCTAGGCCGCCTTCAGCGTGCGGCTGCGGACGTGAGCCATCTCAACTCCAGCCTTCTTCGCCCAGTCAACAAGGATTTTGGCTACAAGCTTTGCCGTTCCTTCAGTCCAATTAGCCGCGAGCCTCTCGTTCAACGCAGCCCCGAGGTCGTTGTGTGAATAGCGTTGGTCCTTAGGCAACTCTGAGAGCATCGCCACGAACTCGGAGAAGCTGGACAGTTTTGATGCAGCTGCTCGGAACAGCTCAGGCCGCCGCGTCTCCTCCCTCATGAACTCCTCGCCAGCCGCTGTGAGCTTTGCATCCTTTGTTGGGCCGGAGAGGAACGACAAGGCGAATGCCATGTTTATTGCTTTGGCTGTAGTTGAAGATGCCATGCCCTCGAAACTCGGCTTTTGTCTGCTCTTGGCCGCAACGATGAAGCGCGACAGCACCTCCTCGATTGGTGCCACTTGGACGGTGGGAAGTGTGCCAGAAAGGCGACGTCCTGCCGAACGACGAGGCCTTTCGGGCGCTGTCCCGTCGTCCTTAGCGAGCTTTGCAACATTGCGTCTGGCGTCAAAGCTGACCAAGTCAGCGAAATCCATCCATCCGAGAAAGCAGACGACATATGTGTTCCACGTCTTGTCGTTCGCTTGAATATATGGGCACGCTTCCCTCATGACCTCAATCAGACGCACAGTGCCAACCTCGCCCTCGGCGTCAACGATCTCTTTGATAAGGTTGGTCACGCGGTTTTGACTAAGTTTCTGCTTGACGTGCGCAGCCACCGCTATATCGCGTCTAACGGCATCGACCGGGAGGGCGATGCGCGGGGTGATCACTTCGTTAGTGAAGTCAACAAGGCCAAGAAGGCGCATGTCTCGCAATACATTGTAAAATGTTTTTCCTGTAATGTCGCTATCGGCAATGAACTCAGAGGCAGAAATAGGCCCCTGCTTCGCCGCTATGACATTGAGTGCATTGCTAACCGATCCGACCTGCATCCTGAGAACATAGTTCTCCTGAGCTGGCAGCAAGCCTGTATTTAGGTAATCTCTGAATATGTCCCAGTATATGTCGTATTTGTGGCCTACGCGCACAATCAGGCGCTTGTGGATCAGGCTCTGGATTAGTTCGCGAGAGAAAGAATCTTGGAGGTCCTCACTGTCCACGGGGGCCACTCGAGCGATGCGCCGGAGAGCCGCTTCCTGCTCAGGGGCAAGCGACTGGAGATCCGTTCGAAACAACTCCTCGATGTTCAGGAGGCTTGACGCAATGCGCACCTGAGTAACGCCAGCATCTCGCTGCATCTTCACATGGGCGCAAAGTTTCTTCAGAAGCCAAGGATATCCCTGAGAAAACTCTGTCAGAAGGAAGGCAAGGTCTTTCCGCAGAGGCGCTTTAATCTCTCGACTGAGTTCATCTAACGTGAGCTGTATTTCTCGCTCGCCAAACTTTTTCAGCTGCAAACGCTGCGAGAGGTTTGCAATCGTGTCGCGGAGATGGTAGGGGAACGTGGAATGCGCCCCATACATATCCGTCTTCCACGAAAAGCCGAGGATGACGTTAGCTCCTGCGTCAGAGAGGCCAAGCAACAAATCATGGATGGGCTTCAGTGCTGGCGGAGCATAAAATAGGTTTTCAAACTGATCGAAGAATATTATCAGGGATTTTTCGCGGGCCTTCAGTTGTTCTCCAGCTGCTGCGAGGCAGGACTTGACGGTCTCGAACCCGCTGATTGTATGGGTGCCGGAGATAGCACCTTCTGCCACGAGAGAGTGGAGGACGTGATCAGCGGCCTTCAGGACGAACTGAGAACTTGAAGCTGTTCGGGTGTCGATTGCAAAGCAGAGATGCCCTTCTTTCTTTAATGCGTCTACGCACCGAAGCACCAACGAACTTTTTCCCCAACCGGAGTCGGCCTCGAAAAGAATACCCCTGGAAGAGGCCTTGTTTTCCGCGACGCTTTTAACGAAATCGACAACTCGGCCAAGCTCCTCTTCTCTGCCAACAAAAAACTGTGGGGAGGCGGGAAACTGGTACTCAAAATATGACGAACTCCCCCTTACCTCCACGATTTCTTCGGACACACCATGAAGTGCTGGGGCAATCTGGCCCTGCGGGATGTGAGCGGAAAAGCTGGCAAGTTCGTCGCTCAACTCACGGATTTTTGCGTGAAACGCCTGATCCGTAACGACGTTGCCCCTGTTATCATACAGTATGTAATGGCTTGGGGTGGTGCTACCATGCTGTATAAGAAAGAATACAGTAAATGCGCCCTCATTCGAGTAAATCACCCTGTACTCGCCACAAGAGAAATTATCAATGCGCACAGACGTAGACAGCTGCTGCGGGTCGATCATCAATTTGCTCTCTGAGAGCATATTAATGACATCGCCCTCATTCATATATCCTATCTCGTTGCCATCTCCAAAATTATCTTTGTAGAAGGTATAAGCGGATCCATTTAGCTCCGGAACAGCCACAAACAGGCCATTGCAATCACTATTTTTCCTTGAAAAAGCGAAGTACTTCCCAGTAAACGACTGAATTTTTGGTGAATCAAGTGGGGTGCTACAGAACTTGCACTCAGCGTAAAGCGCTCGTTTGGTGAGCTTGTGCTCGCCTTCGATATCGATCTCCATGCCGCCGTGATTGGCATTCCGCTGGAGCACTCGGTAGCCTTGTTGCTCGATGATCGCATCCACAAGGCGCTCGAACAAATGGCCACGCTGATTTGCTCTCGCTGAAGAGGTGTCTCCGCTTCCAAGAACGATCAATCGCCCCATGCCTATCACCGTGAATCAGCCTTGAAGAACGCCTAACGTGATAACTCAGACTTTGGGGCAAGGCCAGTCTAGGCTTCGTTTTAAGCGAAAATTGAGGGGCTGCTATGGGGGGCTGTGTCAGTCCACTTAATTCGCTTTTCGCTCCAAATGGCCGCTTTCGAGCGCCGTGTTCGGGTGGCGGAACGACCACCATGAGGCGCAATCCGGGATCGCGTCCCTGGGATTGGTGTAACAGCGGTGTCGCCGTTTGATCTCCGGCAGGGTTGGCCGGATTGATCAGGCTGCCGCGACGGGCGGCAGGCTGGTGAGAGGATCATCACCCATGGTTGCGATGGTTTCCAGGGTCATGTATCGGGCTCTCGCCCATTCGTCGTTCTGCTCCAGCAGGATGGCGCCGATCAGGCGGGTTATGGCGGCTTCGTTGGGGAAGATGCCGACCACCTCGGTGCGGCGTTTGATCTCGCCGTTAAGGCGCTCGATGGGATTGGTCGAGTGCAGCTTGGCGCGATGAGCCTGCGGGAAGTCCATGTATGCCAGGACGTCCATCTCGGCCCGGTCCATCAGATCAGCCAGTTTGTGCGCCCTGGGGCGCAACTGATCGGCAACCTGGCGCCATTGGGCGTGAGCTGCCGTGGCGGTTTACTGGGCGAAGGCGGTGCCGATGAAGGCGGAGACGACGCGGCGCCCCTGCTTTCCGGCATGGGCCAGCACGTTGCGCATGAAGTGGACGCGGCAGCGCTGCCAGGTGGCGTTCAGCACTTTGGCGATGGCCGCCTTCAGGCCCTCGTGGGCATCGGACACCACCAGCTTGACGCCGCGCAGGCCACGGCGGGCCAGCTTGCGCAGGAAGTCGATCCAGAAAGTTTCGGCTTCCGACGGGCCGACGGCCATGCCCAGCACTTCGCGCCGTCCGGCGGTGTTGGCACCCACCGCGATGGTCACCGCCACGCTGACGATGCGGCCATCCTGGCGCACCTTCACATAGGTGGCGTCGAGCCAGACATAGGGCCAATCGCCCTCGATGGGCCGCTCCAGGAAGGTGGCGACCTTGCCGTCGATCTCGGCGCACAGGCGCGAGACTTGGCTCTTGGAGATGCCGGTTATGCCCATGGCCTTGACTAGGTCATCCACCGCCCGCGTCGAGATGCCCTGGACATAGGCTTCCTGAATGACGGCGGTCAGCGCCTTTTCCGCCATGCGGCGCGGCTCCAGGAAGCACGGCAGGTAGCTGCCCTTGCGCAGCCTGGGGATGCGCAGTTCCACCGTTCCCGCCCGGGTCTCCCAGTCGCGATCACGGTAGCCGTTGCGGTGGGTTAGGCGGTCGGCGGGATTGCGCTCGCCATGCCCGGCGCCGGTCAGCGCGGCCACCTCCAGTTCCATCAGCCGCTCGGCGGCAAAGCCGATCATCTCGCGCAGAAGATCGGCATCGGCGCTCTTTTCCAGCAGGCCACGAAGGCTCATCATCTCGTTGATCATCGTTCTGGTCCTTGGTTCGGTTGACGTCGCAAGCAAACCCTACCGAAGATCGACGATGACCACCCCGGTTTCGGGGCCGCCTGGGAATGATGCCTCCGGGCGCTCCGCCCCCTGCACCATCATCCCAAGGCAAACGCTGCTACACCACTCAACGGGACGTGACCCAATCCGGCTGTAGAAGAAGGGTCTCCATGGGGGAAAATCATGGAGATGCGTCCATATTAATGATGGCGTCCGCGTGGAAAAACCCCCGCGCCGGGCTTTCGTAAACCGAGCCGCCCTGCGGCGTCTCGGCCCTTCGGGCTTCAATCCCTGACGCAATAACAGCCCGCTGGCGGCCAAGCTGGACGGTATTTCCGGCTCCGAACCCGGCCGTGATTTCGATCGCGCATATCGAGTCCAGACCGGTCCGCCATGCCGATTTCCAGGGGATGATGGGGGGGCCTATCGGCGCGGGTTTCGCTCCCAGCGGCCAAGGATTTCCTCCCTCATCTGGCGTTTGTTTCTGATGCCCAGACCGTCCCCACGGTTCGATTCTCGGCGCGCCAACCGCACGGATCAGACGGCTCGCCAGGTTCATGATCATCCTGTCCCTGCGTCTTTGTCCCCGCACTGCCCATGACGACAGGGGGGCTCGGGCGGTCGCTGTGACCCTCGGCCGGAAAGGGGAGACGGGCGGTTGCCCCGGGTCCCGGATGCCGGTTTCCCTCCATCAAGCCTGGGATGAAGGCGGTGGTGACGGGCCATTGTCTCCTCGGCTCCGGTCTGCGCGAGGCCGTCCCTTGCATGTCTCTCCCAGCGCTGGATCCCGCGCCGCCCCCGTCCAAGCGGTCCGCCGGAAGAATTTCCCCGGCCGGCACGCCGGCCTCCTCGCGGCCGCTGCGCTGCAAATTCTCCCGTCTCCCCGGTCCTCCCCTGCGGTCTGGCCGCGCCATGGCGCGGTGGGCGGGGGCGGCTGGCGGGCTCCTGGCGCGAGCCATCGCAAGGACGGTCCTGCGACACACCGGCAAGGAGAACGATCATGGAGATCACGCTGGGCACCTTCACCAAGCTCGACGACGGCAGCTTCACCGGCACCCTCAAGACCCTCAACATCACCGCCGCGCTGACCATCGTTCCGACCGAAAAAGTCTCCGAGCACGCCCCCGACCACCGGGTCTATGCCGGCCAGCGCACCGAGGTCGGCGCCGCCTGGAGCCAGGTCGCCAAGTCCAGCGGCGAGACCACTCTGAACCTCAAGATCGGTGCGCCGGAATTCGGTCCGAACTGGGTCCGGGCCCGGCTGGTCAAGCTCGAACGCCCCACCGACGAGGGCATCACCCACATTGCCCTGTGGGAGCCGCGCGACCGGTAATCCCCCCAAACAGCCCCGCTGCGGATCGCCGTGGCGAGGCTTTTCCTGTGGTGCTGCGGGGGATCGAAAACCAGGGGGGCCGGTTTTCGAGCGTCCCGCCCGCCGTCCCATCACGTCCATCCTTGCCCCGGATCAGGCGACCTGCGCCGTCGCCGCCGGGACCCAGATTCAAGGAGGAAACGCGATGGATGACGAGATTCTTCGAGCCGCCAACGCCCGCAAAGGCAGCCCGTTTCTCAACACCGACCAAGCCGCCCATTACATCGGCCTGTCGCGGCGGACGCTGGAAAAGATGCGCACCACCGGGGACGGACCGCGCTTTCGCAAGCATGGTCGCTATGTCCGTTACCACATCGACGACCTTGACGATTGGTCGCGCGGCCATGGCAAGGCCTCGACCTCCGACGCCGGAATCCGGGGGACACGGCGATGATCGGCCCCCGGCTGTTTCGGATCGGGGGGCGCCGGCGCGGGCGGTCCCGCCCGCAACGCATCCTCGCCCTGGCCCTGGCCGGGCTCGTCTACCTCGGCCTCGCCGAGCTCGGCCGAGCGGCGCCCGGGCTGGTGTGGAACAATACCGCCAGTGCCCCGATCGGCTTGTATCGGCTGATGCCGTCCGCGCCGATTCATCGTGGCGACAGGGTGCTGGCCCGCCTGCCCGATCCGATGCGCCGACTGGCGGCGGAACGAGGCTATCTGCCGGAAACCGTGCCGCTGGTGAAGACGGTCGGCGGGGTCAGTGGCGACCTGATCTGCGCCGAGGGTGACACCATTCTCATCAACGGCCAACCGGTCGTCCTTCGTCTGCGCCAGGATCGCTGGGATCGTCCTATGCCCACCTGGACCGGGTGCCGTCGTCTCGATGCGGACAAGGTTTTCCTGCTGACCGGCGATGTCGCCACATCCTTCGACGGTCGCTATTTCGGGCCGATTCCGCGTTCCAACGTTCTCGGACTCCTGGTGCCGCTATGGACCGAATGACCCTCGCTCTTCTCGTCACCCTGGTGCTGGTGCCGACAGTTTCGACCGCGTCCGATCTGGATCGCTGGAACGCTGACATCGCTGAGGCGTCGCGCCGCTTCGCCATCCCGGAAGGGTGGATTCGCTCGGTGATCCGGGCAGAAAGCGGCGGTCATGCCGAGCGCGCTGGACGTCCGATCACCTCGCCGGCCGGGGCGATCGGGCTGATGCAACTGATGCCCGACACCTATCGCGAGATGCGCGAGGCCCACGGTTTGGGCTCCGATCCGGCCGATCCGCGCGACAACATCCTGGCCGGGACCGCCTATCTGCGGGCGATGCTCGACCGCTTCGGTCCAACCGGGGTGTTCGCCGCCTACAATGCCGGGCCGGGGCGCTACGAGCAGAGTCTGCGCGGTCGACCCTTGCCGGCCGAGACCCGGCATTACCTGACCGGGATGTCCGTGTCCGCCTCGTCCCAGCCCGCGCCATCGATCCGGCTGACGCGGTCATCGGGGACGCTGTGGCCGTCGCCGGGCGATCTGTTCGTGCCGCTCGGTCAGGCGGCCGGGGGCGGGAAGTGACCAGCGGAGCCTCCTGCGGAGGCGGGGCCTCGTCTCGGCCTTTTGATTCTACCAGCCAGGGCGACGCACCGGTCAAGGATGCGCGGTCCCCCCAAAATGCGGGCGCATTTTGGCTCCCCCACGCCCCGCTGCGCGGCGCCTGCGGCGTCCCTGACCGACGCGTCCCCGGCTGCTCCCGGGAGGTGTCCTCGCTCAGGAGGACATCATTTCAGGAGGGTGCCATGTCGCAGACCTTCGTTCATCCGCACGCCGAATTCGATCGTTTTCCGGCGCTGGCCGAGGAATTCGGCGCCGATGTCATCGCGGACATCATCGCCGCGGAAGTCGCCGATTTCGCCTGGGACAGTCGCTTCGCCGAACGCAATCTCGGGGCCTGGGACGGCTTCGAGGACGAGGATTTCGACGCAGATATCGTCCGCATCATCGGCTATTTCCGCAGCCGTTACATCGTCGCGACCTGCCTCGTCGATGCCAACCGGCGCGTCCGGGCGATGCTGACTCAGCGTCATTTCGACAGCTTCGAGGATGCCGAACAGGCGTTCCTGGACGGCGGGGGGTGACCCTCGCCGGGCCGGTATTCGGCCCTTTGTCCGAGTCTCGGCCCGGAGAAGACAGCGTAGGACAGCGCAGATGGGACAGGGGGAACCAGGGTTTGATGGAAAGCAAGATTAAAGGGCTGTCTCGTCGAGACGCCAAGTCATTGTCTGCACATCGTTATTTCGCGAGATAGATCCGGACGGTCACGAGACGGCACCCCGCCAACGCCTTGATTCTTATATAGTCGCAGGAGAGCCGACCA is a window of Pararhodospirillum photometricum DSM 122 DNA encoding:
- the ntrC gene encoding nitrogen regulation protein NR(I), translating into MSVILVADDDRGIRTVLSQALTRAGHEVRSTGTASTLWTWVADGQGDLVITDVIMPDENGLDLIPRIKKIRPDLRIVVMSAQNTLLTAVKATERGAFEYLPKPFDLNEVVNVVRRALSLPRGPLPEAPDPEEGERLPLIGRSPAMQDTYRTLARLMNTDLTVMINGESGTGKELVARALHDYGKRRNGPFVAVNMAAIPRDLIESELFGHERGAFTGAHTRVAGRFEQANGGTLFLDEIGDMPLEAQTRLLRVLQESEYTAVGGQRAIRVNLRIVAATHRDLRQLVHQGLFREDLYYRLNVVPLRLPPLRERSEDIPELIRHFFTQAAETDGLPLKSLEPAALERLKRHRWPGNVRELENLARRLAALYSQEVIGVDVIEAELSQAAPLPTPEGEGGTESLSAMVDRHLRHYFAAHGDALPPPGLHERISREVERPMITLCLEATRGNQIRAAHLLGLNRNTLRKKIRDLDIQVIRGVKV
- a CDS encoding NADPH:quinone oxidoreductase family protein, giving the protein MRAMVCEALGEDLRLREVESPPLGPNDVRLRLIAAGVNFADGLMLEGRYQFKAAPPFTPGLEGVGEVVEAGTDVPLALGTRVLAVPDRGAWAEDLVLPARYVVPLPPTLDPVAAAGFPVTFGTAHFGLVDRARLAPGEVVLVHGAAGGAGLAAVACAKALGARVIATANGPDRLAIAAAAGADALIDAGASDLREQVKALTGGEGVDVVYDPVGGALFETSLRCTAPDGRLLVVGFASGTVPAPPANLLLVKNLSVIGYDWGGYRRRFPDRVMASLTQALDAWAGGRLEVHVGATFPLGDAMEALAALKARTHTGKLILTV
- the rpsD gene encoding 30S ribosomal protein S4; protein product: MGKRLNSKHKIDRRLGVNLWGRPKSPLNRREYGPGQHGQRRRKPSDFGTQLMAKQKLKGYYGNISEKAFRKYYEEAVRRRGDTSENLIAILETRLDAVVYRLKFVPTVFAARQVVNHGHVLVNGRRVTIPSFRVREGDVIEVKEKSRQMPLIIEAIQSPERDVASYFEVDHSGMKGTFLRLPKLEDVPYPVQMEPNLVVEFYSR
- a CDS encoding SLC13 family permease, which codes for MSVFVVGVFIVTYLGMALGRIPGLGVDRVGIALLAAIALEVVAPRPASALVAAIDFETLGILFGLMVVSLQFSGSGFHDWCAYRLAHARLRPLALLALIVGVTGGLSALLTNDVIVLALTPILAQGLRERGLDPRPYLLALAGAANAGSAATVIGNPQNILIAQKGALALGPFLAACAPPALMALVVVWAVVAVVWRRSLRPSDTPPPAVAAPLVHPWGLTKGLLAIAVMLALFLTPLDRATAALVAAGLVLTSRSLHTREVLGHVDWPLLVLFTGLFVVVDALAATGLPAQALAWGVAHGLDPQAPAAVLGLTVLGSNTIGNVPLITLWLAVVPERTPEVLHQLSVYATLAGNLLLIGSLANLIVADQAARVGVRLGFWEHARCGIPMTLGSLVLAWLWFALR
- a CDS encoding transposase, coding for MFGYKNHISTDRRHGFIRRWAVSSAAEHDSRRFREVLDSGNTGADVWADTAYRSRKNEEFMAKRGLRSKVHFRRAPGKPLSQAQAKANAARSKVRSAVEHVFACQKGPMALFVRTIGIARAKTKIGMANLVYNMRRLVWWDGRTAPA
- a CDS encoding restriction endonuclease, whose product is MGRLIVLGSGDTSSARANQRGHLFERLVDAIIEQQGYRVLQRNANHGGMEIDIEGEHKLTKRALYAECKFCSTPLDSPKIQSFTGKYFAFSRKNSDCNGLFVAVPELNGSAYTFYKDNFGDGNEIGYMNEGDVINMLSESKLMIDPQQLSTSVRIDNFSCGEYRVIYSNEGAFTVFFLIQHGSTTPSHYILYDNRGNVVTDQAFHAKIRELSDELASFSAHIPQGQIAPALHGVSEEIVEVRGSSSYFEYQFPASPQFFVGREEELGRVVDFVKSVAENKASSRGILFEADSGWGKSSLVLRCVDALKKEGHLCFAIDTRTASSSQFVLKAADHVLHSLVAEGAISGTHTISGFETVKSCLAAAGEQLKAREKSLIIFFDQFENLFYAPPALKPIHDLLLGLSDAGANVILGFSWKTDMYGAHSTFPYHLRDTIANLSQRLQLKKFGEREIQLTLDELSREIKAPLRKDLAFLLTEFSQGYPWLLKKLCAHVKMQRDAGVTQVRIASSLLNIEELFRTDLQSLAPEQEAALRRIARVAPVDSEDLQDSFSRELIQSLIHKRLIVRVGHKYDIYWDIFRDYLNTGLLPAQENYVLRMQVGSVSNALNVIAAKQGPISASEFIADSDITGKTFYNVLRDMRLLGLVDFTNEVITPRIALPVDAVRRDIAVAAHVKQKLSQNRVTNLIKEIVDAEGEVGTVRLIEVMREACPYIQANDKTWNTYVVCFLGWMDFADLVSFDARRNVAKLAKDDGTAPERPRRSAGRRLSGTLPTVQVAPIEEVLSRFIVAAKSRQKPSFEGMASSTTAKAINMAFALSFLSGPTKDAKLTAAGEEFMREETRRPELFRAAASKLSSFSEFVAMLSELPKDQRYSHNDLGAALNERLAANWTEGTAKLVAKILVDWAKKAGVEMAHVRSRTLKAA
- a CDS encoding DUF736 domain-containing protein: MEITLGTFTKLDDGSFTGTLKTLNITAALTIVPTEKVSEHAPDHRVYAGQRTEVGAAWSQVAKSSGETTLNLKIGAPEFGPNWVRARLVKLERPTDEGITHIALWEPRDR